TACGACGTCACATTAAACTATTTTAGAGCCACTGGCGCCACGTATATTCTCTATATCATGCTCGTCAGTTATTCAAAAAATGCTGTTTAAATAAAATATTGTGACAATTTTACTGTTAGATTGCCGTTCAACTTGTTAATTATTGCACAAACAATCACCTTTTCAATATTACCTAATAATACAGAAAACTGCAAAACTATTTTTTTAAAAACTTCTGTCTATTCGAAATCACGATGAAAGAAAGTGTTCTATGGAGCAGTAGAATCACCTTTACTAGCGATCTCCCTATCACCAGACTCACCAATTATCACCACAATTAATCTTTATTTACTTATTTTCGTCATTGTGTGACTTAAAACGATAATGGCCTTCGTTTCTCCGTGCGCAATGCCATCACCATATGTGTGTGTTCAACGCCTATTACTGACGCTGAAAAAACCCACACTCTCTAACCGAGGTATGGGCTATATAAAGCTAAGCTTCAATCAGTGGGCGTTTTCCTTCACTCCCCACCTAATTGTTCGTTTAACTTATGGGACCTTTAGGGGCAGTTTATCCCCCACTTAAACGTTTCGATCTTATTAAGTTTTGAGGTGAGGGTGCTACTGCCCCTTAGAGTGGGATAAAAATACAATAGTCCTCTTTTTTCGACAAATTTCGAAATTAATTATATTACTCTAGAACCATTATTCATTTTCATTTACAATTATTAACGGACGATTTATATATACGTTAAACAAAGCGTATCGGCGTGTATAAACCTATAAAAGCCCTCAATGATTAGGTGACTACTAATCATTGAGGGCTTATCTATACATAGCTTATTTTCTTTCGGTAAAAGGTTATTTTTTCCGCTGATTGACGGTACGTTCCTCTTTTTTGCTTTATTCTATGTCTATTTGGCTAAAAGAAAACGTTTCATTAAACTCACCATTATTTGTGCTAAAGCTGACGTCAAAGCTGGATTGGTTGAGTTCTTCTTCAATCTCCGCCAAATCCATCGTTGACGTCCCATATAGACGGAGCACGGTGTCCTCGTCATCTAAATAGATGTTGGAAGTGGGGTAACGGCTAGAATTCCTCTGATTCCATGCAATGCTAATTGGCCATTCCGCTTCCATACTGTATCCTGTTATTCGATCTTCTGTCCCTGTATTTTTCCAATAGACTTCAATAAGCCAATCGCCTGCTTTTCCTGATTCAGGCGTTGTCTTAGTCAGTTCATAATACATTGTCATATTTTCCCCTGGAATCTCTCCTATATAAGAAGCTTCTACATCTTCCCGTCCAGCCGTTAAATATAAAAATCCTATAATGCCTATTAATGCAATTGATATCAAAAAATAAGTAAGTCTCATTTTAGTCATGTCATACCTCCATTTATCACTTATATAACAAACTAAAACATTAAACAAGGTTAGATTTGACTAATACACAAAACAATTGGTAATAGCAATTAGTAATATCTCAGGACTTTAGTAGGTCTTCTTATATTAAAATCCCCGCGGTTGTCACATTCCATGAGATTATGCAAGGCACTAGCGACCGTTTCCTCACGCCTAATAGATTTAGCTCCTATAATGCTAGTGATGATTAACACTCCTATTAGTTAACAAGCTTAGTAAAATATCGATAAATCTTATTCAACTTTTTATCCTGTTTTCCGCTTGAACTTTCCATATTACCAAACTCAAAAAATGTCACTCTTTTAATACCGACAACATTTAATACAGCTCGTTTCATCAAGACTTTGTGGCAATTATTTAACATGACTAGCGGATAGTTGGCAGGCCCTTTCATCGTCGAGATACATATGGCTGATTTCCCTTTTAACAGTCCCTCAGGAAAGATTCCTCCCTGATCGTTATAGGCAAAATTAGCTGCAAATACTTGATCAAAAAAACCTAACAGTATAGCTGGTGGCCTTCCCCACCAAATAGGGTAAACAAACACAAGTTTATCCGCCCACGTGATTTTCTCTCGGTACTTGTCAAAGTTAGCATCTTGGTACATATCACGGCGGCGTTTTGTTTCATTAAATTCTAGAACTGGATTAAATTTGTCTTGATATAAATCCAGGACTTCGATATGACTAATATGGGGGTTTTCTTCACTTCCTTCAACGATTTTTTGTGAAAAAGCATAGGTTAAACTCTTTCTGTTAGGATGAGCATTAATAACTAGTACATTCACTTAATCCACCTCTTTACTTATCAATTGATTAGTAAAGAGTAGTGGTTTGCTTAATATTTGTCAAATGATAATTGTTTTTTGATAAATTATTTGATATTGTTTGCGTAAGAGGTGAGTACTTTGGATCAAACGACATTATTTAATCAATTTGTGACATTCACGACGGCTGTCCACCGTGTAACTCACGACATAACGAAAAACGTCAAAGCCGACCACATCACGCCGCTACAATATAACATTCTCGAATATCTTTATGTCAGTCAACCTGTAACACCGACTGATATTAGCGAATGTCACGACTTATCGATGCCCAACACAAGCCGTGAATTAAAAAAATTAACTGAGAAGTGGCTAATCGAAAAAGTCGAAGACCCCCTCGACCGCCGAAAACGCTATGTCCAACTATCTTCAGAAGGAAAAAGCATGATGAAAGACGCATTTGACGTTGTAGAAGCACATTTTCAAAAACGAATTAAAGACGCCACGGATGATGACTTACACGACATAGAAAAAGCGATAATAACGCTTCAAAATAAATTATTTTATTAATAGCTGTCGTCCGCTATGTTACATGAAAAGATACGAGAAGAGCTCCCCCTTATCGTATCTTTTTTCAGATGTCTTTCAGCATAGGAAACTAACTAGATTTTTTATCCCACTCTTAAGGGGCAGTAAAACCAACCCCCACCTCAAAACTTAAGAAGATCGAAACGTTTAGGTGGGGGATAAACTGCCCCTAAAGGTCCCATAAGTTAAACGAACAATCAGTGGGGGATGAAGGAAAACTCCCCCTGATTGAAGCTTAGCTTTATGGTAGGTCCCTAACTCAGTCCTTAGTCACGTTTGATGGAGAGTCTGCCAAGACATCTCCGTTTTTTCTACTTTTCCTTTCTTTTACGTGCCCATTCTCCAATACGATGACCTCATCGAACAACGGATTAGTGATGAGCTCTTGATCATGTGCCGCCACAATTAACATTTTTCCATCATCCTTTAACGCGCTAAGTAATGTTAATGCTTGCTTATAGCTATCATCATCTAATGCGTTAAATGGCTCATCAAGTAATAAAACATCTGGCTTTTCCATAATAGCTTGGCACAAACCTAACCGTTGCTTCATTCCTAAAGAATATTTTTTAACTGGTTCATGACGCTGATTATACAAATCTACTTTTTTTAACGCTTTGAGGATCTCTTCTTCCGTAATTCTCTTATTTATTGCCGCTAAGTACTTCAAATTGTAAAGCGCTGTTTGTCCTTCTAAAAAGTCTGGATTTTCTATCATCACACCAAATGTATAGGGTTTATTCTTTAAAACATCCCCTTTTGAAGGCCTAATTAAGCCGCAAAGCAGTCTTAGTAGCATCGTTTTCCCACTACCGTTGTGCCCTCTTACTAAATAGCCCTTTCCTTCTTCAAAATCGAAGGTAATGTCTTGTAAGACTTCTTTCTTCTTAATCGTTTTTGAAACTGTTTGCACATTTATCATCGCTTATTATCTCCTTTAAATTCATAGTGATTAACTAGCCGACTTAATAGAACGTAAGACATGAAAAGAATGATAAATTTCCCTACGAAAACGAGTAACGTATTTTCTAACACGTCTATGGATCCCGCTACAAACAAGCTGACATACAAGTTGTGAGCAGAACCTATTTGCAAGAATAATAAGGTTATAATCACGCTGAAATAAACCCAAGACTTACTGACATACAGTAACAGCAAGCCGACAACCACATTGCCCCAAAATAGGAAGGTTAATAAATAAGTGATAAAAACAAGTATGATCGCTTTAATCTCACCTATGTTTAAGGGGAGAGAGAATATAAGATTGACTACTAGCATTAAACTCGTTAATAAACTCACAACACCCAGTAGTTCCAACTGGATTTTCTGTAAAAATGCTTTACGGGAGCTTCTTACAACAAGATAGGGACCTAGTGAAAAAAGCTCATCTACCTTATTCATAATGAAAAAGACGAAGAGGGCTTGAATACCTAAATTTAATACGAGTAAAAAAGTAGATACATGCCCTGTTGCCCAATCTACCCCCGCAAGCCCTTGAAAGACTGCCGAAAAACCAGACATATCTGTTGTTTTTACAGACGCGAAATTAATTAGCGACATAATGAGTAACGTCCAGATGATATGTTTTCTCAATTTAATATCTCCTTGCGTTTCCCTATATAATAAATAAAATAAATTAAAATAGGTGTTACAAATGATAGCGTCGTCCAATACGTCTTTATTAACACTGAATCATCTATCATATACGTAAAAAAAACAACCCCGTGGTAGGTAATTAGTAAAACGAAACTTATGACTATATTTATAAATAGAGAGAGGATTTTTTTATTCGTTATGAGATAGACCAGAGCATACGTCATATAAACAAATAGGCAATATAGCATGAATTTTAAAAGAGGTGCTATCAACGACAGATTCAGCTCTATCGCTAATCCCTTAGCGAAGGCAACACTTAAAAGAACAGTTAGCGTACTTATCAAAAACACAACACTGATAAGTATGCCATATGTGATAATTTTAATGGGGAGTTTCGTCGTGTAACGACTAACTAAAAGTGGATTAAGAAACTCCTTCCTTGTGGCATAAAGAAATAACACGAAAAAAATACTCGTATTGAACAGTAATTTTTGTGGTCTCATTAATAGCTCTTCAAACATGAGATGATCGAATGTTTGAACTGCTGTTACTTCTATGAATTGGACAGTAACAAACACGAGCGTTACCGTATAAAATAGAAGCCATATATAAGTTCCCTTATTGAAAATCATAGTAAATAACTCTTTTCATATTTTTTAATATTCGTTATAGATAGAATAAGTAAGATGATGATTAACAGTGAGGGAAGTGTTACTACGGAGAAGACAAAGCTTTGAAAACCTGCATCTGATGCTTGATAAAAATAAATACCTAGCAGGTAATGATCGCTCACAAAATACCATGTGGCTTGATAGACCGAATAACCTAGCTTATATAAGACACTGCCCGAAAACGATGAGACAATCAACGTCACAAAATAAAATATAAATGGCATAATTTGTAGTAAATATTTATTCTTCACAACATGAGTTAATAATGACGTAGCCGAAACAACAAGACATATGTAGATTATTAGAAGAATGATATGGCCTAGCATCATTAAAAGATGATATTCTCCATTTACCTCACCTAATCCCGTTATGAGAAAGTCCGAGTAACCTCCCCATAGTATTACGCTTAAAAGAGCTAATAAACTAAAGTAACCTAAAATAAATGTAATGATATATAGACATTGGGCTGTAAGTAAAGATAAGACGTATTTTGTATATCCCATCTTTGAGACCATGATGGCGCCCATCCCTGCATTTATATAATAGTAGGTTACCGCACAAAGGTGTATACCAAACCCAATAAGTAAAATGACCACAAATACAATATAAAAGTCGGGTGAAAATAAAAAACGATCTAAAAAAGCCATCCCATTATAGCCTTCAAGGGTAAGCTTAGCACCTTCTATATTTAAATCTGCAGGATTTAAAGCAATTTGCTCTTTCCAATCATTTTTTTCCATGTGTGTCATGTAATAACTGATTATCACAGGAAGAGAAATGGCTATCAGAATAAGTATATTAAAACGGGATTTTATGTAGCGTAAATACTCGTGTTTTATCATCTGAGATCCATCCTTTACAAAGGAGTAACAGCGAAAGCAGCCCTCTCGCTGTCACTATTATCATTGGTTTAATGTGCGTTATGTCTGCTTCTAATAGTGGCTGTACCAACTTGATTCCAGGCTGGTCTAATTTGCGCATCATCATTGTAGCCGCATAATGTATTATTTTGTCCTGTTTGTATAGATGTCAGAAAAGAAATCATTGAAAATGCGAGGTCATTCACGGGGAACTAGTTAGGGTTTTTAAAAAGTTTCTTACTATTGAAGATTAAAGGTCATGTCTATAGTTACTAGACTACCTCTATTACATGGGATTGTAAATGTCCTTTTTAAGTATAAAACATAAAGACAGAATACACCTTTCACATCTTATTTCCCTAATGAGTTTTGTAGTTCGTGAAAATGAAAAACCAAAAAAGCGAACAGTCTACAAAAAGTGACTGTTCGCTTGAATGACGAATTGTGATTGTTCATAGTTATAGGTGATTTTTGAAAAATCGAATGGCTGGCCATTCGTTAAATGAAAGACCGTTTCAACATACAATTTAGGCATCCCCTGTTTCAATCCGAGATAGCCCGCTTCCTCTTCAGTTAACATGTCCACATGAAGGTATAAATCGGAAAAGCCGACCTTCAGTCCCAATCCTTCCCTTATATAATGAAAGATTGATTCAGATACAATTTCCTTATTCAAATACGTAATAATCGCTTTATTATAAAACGACTCTTCTAAACAAAGTGTCTGCCCGTTAATATAACGTACTCTTTTGACCGAATAGACGTCATCGTCCGCCTTTATATTCAAATTAAGTGCCACTTCCTCGCTAGGCTTTATGACGTTTAATTCGATTACTTCTGTCGTAATCGTGAACTCCTCAAGATCCTTCTTAAATCCTTGGTTAGACAGTAAACTTATGTAGCCTTTTCTCTTATGTCGCCTTACAAAAATACCGCTTCCCCTTACTTGAAAGACGACCCCTTTTTTCTCTAAAAGATCCAATGATTTCGTAATCGTGCTCTTACTCACGTCAAATTGAGCCATCAACTTCTCTAAAACTGGCAGCTTATCACCTTGTTGAAGGGCATGATCCTCTATATACTTTTCGATTTCTATAGCGATTTGTTGATACTTTAACATACGCATTCTCCATTGTTCGTTTTCTAACACATTACCAAAATTATAGCATATTTACCTTTAAAGCTCACTCTTCGTTATTATTAATGGATAAATATTTTATTTAGGTATTGATAAATTATACCGGTACAATTATAATGTAAGCGTAATGACAAACTTAAAGGGGGCTTTAAGATGGCGGAAAAAGTGAGAGATTACCCTAAGCTTGCCAAGGATATATTAGAGGCTGTAGGAGGAGAAGAAAATGTCATAGGCGTCAGCCGTTGTGCTACAAGACTTCGATTAGTACTTAAACGCTCGCAATCTAAAGCGAAAGAAAAAGTGAGTGCTATGCCTGGGGTCATTACAGTAGTGGAAAACAGTGGCCAATTCCAAGTTGTGATTGGTCAACATGTTGGTGAGGTCTATGAAGCCTTTACGAATTTAGTTAATCTCGACTTATCAGAAGGTCAAAGTGAAAACAAAGGAACCGTTTTAAATCGCGTCATCGCTACGATGTCAGCCGTTTTTGCACCCTTTGTTTATATTCTAGCTGCTGCTGGTATTTTACAAGGTTCACTTATTTTACTTAATTTAGTGTTTGATAACTTTGCAGCAACGGGCACTTACGAGGTGTTGAGCTTTATTTCATGGGCGCCATTTACTTTTTTGCCGATCTTCATTGCCATTACCGCTTCAAAGCATTTTAAAACCAATACGTATATTGCCGTGGCATGTTGTGCTGCATTAGTGAGTCCTACATGGGCAGAAATAGCCGCCCAAATTGCAGATGGTCACACAATAACGTTTCTAGGTATTGCTTTGTCGGAAACTGTTTATACATCGTCCGTATTACCTCCACTTTTTTTAGTATGGATTTTGTCTTACCTTGAGAAATTTTTAAACAAGAATATGAATGAGATTGTACGGCCATTATTTGTACCATTTTTATGCATGCTCCTCATGGTTCCATTAACAATTTTATTAATTGGCCCTGTGACAACAATGGGGGCTAACGGCATTGCTAACGGCTATAATTTTTTAGCAGATTATGCACCAGCTCTAGCAGGCGCTATTATTGGGGCTTTCTGGCAAGTGCTCGTTATTTTTGGGGTTCACTGGGGCATTACACCGATGGTTTTAGCTAATTTTGAGTTATATGGGCAAGATTCCTTCCAAGCGTATCAAACCATCGCCGTCATCGCTCAAGTAGGAGCTGTCCTCGGTGTTATCATTAAAGCAAAAAGTCAAGAAACACGAAAGGTCGGTGTTTCAGCAGGGGTAACAGGTCTGTTTGGTATTACTGAGCCAGCTATTTACGGGATCACCTTGAGGTTTAAAAAGCCGTTTATTTTTGGCTGTATTTCCGGTGCTATCGGGGCGATCGTCGCTAGTTTCTTCAAACCTTATTATTTCGCATACGCTGG
The Salipaludibacillus sp. LMS25 DNA segment above includes these coding regions:
- a CDS encoding GntR family transcriptional regulator encodes the protein MLKYQQIAIEIEKYIEDHALQQGDKLPVLEKLMAQFDVSKSTITKSLDLLEKKGVVFQVRGSGIFVRRHKRKGYISLLSNQGFKKDLEEFTITTEVIELNVIKPSEEVALNLNIKADDDVYSVKRVRYINGQTLCLEESFYNKAIITYLNKEIVSESIFHYIREGLGLKVGFSDLYLHVDMLTEEEAGYLGLKQGMPKLYVETVFHLTNGQPFDFSKITYNYEQSQFVIQANSHFL
- a CDS encoding beta-glucoside-specific PTS transporter subunit IIABC — its product is MAEKVRDYPKLAKDILEAVGGEENVIGVSRCATRLRLVLKRSQSKAKEKVSAMPGVITVVENSGQFQVVIGQHVGEVYEAFTNLVNLDLSEGQSENKGTVLNRVIATMSAVFAPFVYILAAAGILQGSLILLNLVFDNFAATGTYEVLSFISWAPFTFLPIFIAITASKHFKTNTYIAVACCAALVSPTWAEIAAQIADGHTITFLGIALSETVYTSSVLPPLFLVWILSYLEKFLNKNMNEIVRPLFVPFLCMLLMVPLTILLIGPVTTMGANGIANGYNFLADYAPALAGAIIGAFWQVLVIFGVHWGITPMVLANFELYGQDSFQAYQTIAVIAQVGAVLGVIIKAKSQETRKVGVSAGVTGLFGITEPAIYGITLRFKKPFIFGCISGAIGAIVASFFKPYYFAYAGLPGPLTIVNAIDADYPTSIWGILIGVAIAIILPVVLIQIFGYGEDTAKQAGNNSLVNEQGQSGKGLTTSATTNEEAVTSPLNGTVIPLSDVRDEVFSSGAMGEGLAIEPSDNTLYAPFDGTVVMLAPTKHAVGLRSDSGVELLVHIGLDTVTLDGSPFKLKIQEGDEIKKGDVILTFDKNAIHQQGLETITPIIITNKDAYEEILIEELKDATLTDTLFTVIK
- a CDS encoding ABC transporter ATP-binding protein; this encodes MINVQTVSKTIKKKEVLQDITFDFEEGKGYLVRGHNGSGKTMLLRLLCGLIRPSKGDVLKNKPYTFGVMIENPDFLEGQTALYNLKYLAAINKRITEEEILKALKKVDLYNQRHEPVKKYSLGMKQRLGLCQAIMEKPDVLLLDEPFNALDDDSYKQALTLLSALKDDGKMLIVAAHDQELITNPLFDEVIVLENGHVKERKSRKNGDVLADSPSNVTKD
- a CDS encoding NAD(P)H-dependent oxidoreductase, which produces MNVLVINAHPNRKSLTYAFSQKIVEGSEENPHISHIEVLDLYQDKFNPVLEFNETKRRRDMYQDANFDKYREKITWADKLVFVYPIWWGRPPAILLGFFDQVFAANFAYNDQGGIFPEGLLKGKSAICISTMKGPANYPLVMLNNCHKVLMKRAVLNVVGIKRVTFFEFGNMESSSGKQDKKLNKIYRYFTKLVN
- a CDS encoding MarR family winged helix-turn-helix transcriptional regulator; the encoded protein is MSTLDQTTLFNQFVTFTTAVHRVTHDITKNVKADHITPLQYNILEYLYVSQPVTPTDISECHDLSMPNTSRELKKLTEKWLIEKVEDPLDRRKRYVQLSSEGKSMMKDAFDVVEAHFQKRIKDATDDDLHDIEKAIITLQNKLFY